One genomic segment of Lampris incognitus isolate fLamInc1 chromosome 2, fLamInc1.hap2, whole genome shotgun sequence includes these proteins:
- the LOC130106750 gene encoding leucine-rich repeat neuronal protein 1-like, with protein MALNRLPWPRLAWMCTGLLLLLLLLSSMAHGKECPRLCVCEIRPWFTPQSTYREASTVDCNDLRLTRIPTNLSTDTQVLLLQSNSISHTSGELEVLYNLTELDMSQNNFSSVEAVGLTNMNQLTTLHLEENQITQLPDHCLQDLSNLQELYINHNQISSISPGAFAGLHSLLRLHLNSNRLRVIDSRWFEATPNLEILMIGENPVIGLLDMNFKPLSSLRSLVLAGMDLTDVPGNALVGLDSLESISFYDNKLVRIPQLALQKVPNLKFLDLNKNPVHKIQEGDFRNMLHLKELGINNMMELVSIDRFALDNLPELTKLEATNNPKLSYIHRLAFRDMPSLESLMLNNNALNSLYLRTVEALPNLREISLHSNPLRCDCIIQWMSSNRTMVRFMEPLAMLCASPPELRGKRVRELRILDPPEQCLPLISQDTFPSHLNLELGMSVSLDCRAMAEPEPELYWVSPLGTKITVDTVSDRYHLNGEGTLQLLHVQVEDSGRYTCVAQNTEGADTRVATIRVNGTLLDSTQVMKIYVKQTESHSILVSWKVNSNVMTSNLKWASATMKIDNPHITYTARVPVDVHEYNLTHLQPATEYEVCLTVSNIHLQTHKSCVNVTTRSTTFALDVSDQHPSAVVLVVMATMLAFISLATVAVYTARRWKRKNYHHSLKKYMQKTSSIPLNELYPPLINLWEADGEKDKDGCVEGKPSPVDTTRSYYMW; from the coding sequence ATGGCACTCAACAGGCTTCCTTGGCCCAGGCTAGCCTGGATGTGCAcaggcctgctgctgctgctgctgcttctttcaTCCATGGCACATGGCAAGGAATGCCCTcggttgtgtgtatgtgagatCCGCCCATGGTTTACTCCCCAGTCCACCTACAGGGAGGCATCCACAGTGGACTGTAATGACTTGAGGCTCACGCGCATTCCCACTAACCTCTCCACAGATACCCAGGTACTGCTGCTGCAAAGTAATTCCATCTCGCACACCAGTGGAGAGCTTGAGGTGCTATACAACCTGACGGAGCTGGACATGTCCCAGAACAATTTTAGCAGTGTGGAAGCTGTGGGCCTCACCAATATGAACCAGCTCACAACCTTGCACCTGGAGGAGAACCAGATCACCCAGCTGCCAGACCACTGCCTGCAGGACCTCTCTAATCTACAAGAGCTCTATATCAACCACAACCAGATTAGCTCCATCTCCCCTGGGGCCTTTGCAGGCCTGCACAGCCTGCTGCGCCTCCACCTCAACTCCAACAGACTCCGTGTCATAGACAGTCGCTGGTTTGAAGCCACACCTAACCTTGAGATCCTCATGATCGGGGAGAATCCAGTCATTGGGCTCCTGGATATGAACTTCAAGCCTCTGAGTAGTCTAAGGAGCCTGGTTCTGGCTGGCATGGACCTGACTGATGTTCCAGGGAATGCTTTGGTAGGCTTGGATAGCCTGGAAAGTATTTCATTCTACGACAACAAATTGGTCCGAATCCCCCAACTGGCACTTCAGAAAGTTCCCAATCTGAAATTTCTGGATTTGAACAAAAACCCGGTTCACAAAATCCAAGAAGGCGACTTCAGAAACATGCTGCACCTGAAAGAGCTAGGCATAAACAATATGATGGAGTTGGTATCAATTGACCGCTTTGCTCTGGACAACCTACCAGAGCTCACAAAGCTAGAGGCCACAAATAACCCCAAACTTTCCTACATCCACAGGCTGGCCTTTAGGGACATGCCCTCCCTGGAGAGCTTGATGCTCAACAATAACGCTCTCAATTCTCTCTACCTGAGGACAGTGGAGGCGTTGCCAAACTTGCGGGAGATCAGTTTGCATAGCAACCCACTGCGTTGTGACTGTATCATTCAGTGGATGAGTTCCAACAGGACCATGGTACGTTTCATGGAGCCCCTGGCCATGCTATGTGCCTCCCCACCAGAGCTTCGAGGCAAGCGTGTTAGAGAACTAAGGATATTAGACCCCCCAGAGCAGTGCCTCCCCCTCATATCCCAAGACACCTTTCCTAGTCATTTGAACCTGGAGCTTGGCATGAGTGTAAGTCTGGATTGCAGGGCAATGGCTGAGCCAGAGCCTGAGCTCTACTGGGTGTCTCCTCTTGGAACGAAGATCACTGTAGACACTGTGTCAGACCGCTATCACCTGAATGGTGAGGGGACCTTACAGCTGCTGCATGTACAGGTAGAGGACTCTGGCCGTTACACTTGTGTGGCTCAGAACACAGAGGGGGCAGACACACGGGTCGCCACCATCCGCGTCAATGGGACCTTGCTCGACAGCACCCAGGTGATGAAAATCTACGTTAAGCAGACTGAGTCCCACTCCATTCTGGTCTCCTGGAAGGTCAATTCCAACGTCATGACCTCAAACCTGAAGTGGGCCTCGGCCACTATGAAGATTGACAACCCCCACATCACCTACACAGCACGCGTCCCCGTTGATGTTCACGAGtacaacctcacacaccttcagcCCGCCACAGAATATGAAGTGTGCCTCACTGTCTCCAACATCCACCTCCAGACCCACAAATCCTGCGTCAATGTGACGACACGTAGCACTACGTTTGCCCTAGATGTGTCGGACCAACACCCCAGCGCGGTGGTGCTTGTCGTCATGGCCACCATGCTGGCCTTTATCAGTCTGGCCACAGTTGCCGTCTACACGGCTCGCAGATGGAAAAGAAAGAACTACCATCACTCACTGAAGAAGTACATGCAGAAGACCTCCTCCATCCCACTGAACGAGCTCTACCCTCCGCTCATCAACCTGTGGGAGGCCGACGGTGAGAAGGACAAAGACGGTTGCGTGGAGGGGAAACCCTCTCCCGTTGACACCACACGTAGCTACTACATGTGGTGA
- the LOC130106751 gene encoding formylglycine-generating enzyme-like, translating into MGPLANWLASSEPPAPGAERAGQEGVKQLCDQLTGHVTLRKRRRSDGELRPAEMWRRFGFVVLVNCSYAVWCLQGPAGIKSDPSVGAEADPAVRSEAAGCGCHSLKRDAARDPEGEVAGAASTAGRYSRRANDGLALPREGDSGSASQMVLISGGEYFMGTEKPGIPPDGEGPQRQVHLDSFYMDVQEVSNRQFQSFVNATGYITEAERFGDSFVFEGILSETVKNQISQAVAVAPWWLPVKGANWRHPEGPDSDILDRQDHPVLHVSWGDAEAYCSWVQKRLPTEAEWEYACRGGLQDRLFPWGNKLNPKGQHYANLWQGDFPTHNSGEDGFIKTSPVMSFPANGFGLYDMVGNAWEWTSDWWTVHHTTDHRSNPKGPPSGTEKVKKGGSYMCHKSYCYRYRCAARSQNTPDSSASNLGFRCVSQERR; encoded by the exons ATGGGACCGCTCGCAAATTGGCTCGCCTCATCAGAGCCTCCGGCCCCGGGCGCGGAGCGCGCCGGACAGGAAGGAGTTAAGCAGCTGTGCGACCAGCTGACCGGCCACGTGACTTTGCGGAAGCGTCGCCGGAGTGACGGGGAGCTGCGTCCTGCCGAGATGTGGCGTCGCTTCGGCTTTGTCGTCTTAGTGAACTGCTCGTATGCGGTGTGGTGCCTCCAAGGCCCGGCTGGGATCAAGTCGGATCCGTCGGTGGGAGCGGAAGCTGACCCCGCCGTCCGGTCGGAAGCAGCGGGTTGCGGCTGTCACAGCTTGAAGAGGGACGCCGCTCGGGACCCGGAGGGTGAGGTCGCCGGGGCGGCCAGCACAGCTGGCAGATACTCCAGACGCGCCAATGACGGGCTGGCGTTGCCTCGGGAGGGTGACAGCGGGTCGGCAAGTCAG ATGGTGCTGATTTCTGGAGGAGAGTACTTCATGGGAACAGAGAAGCCTGGCATCCCTCCAGATGGCGAGGGTCCTCAGCGGCAGGTCCACTTGGACTCCTTCTACATGGACGTCCAGGAAGTCAGCAATCGACAATTCCAGAGCTTCGTCAACGCCACGGGCTATATCACCGAG GCTGAGAGATTTGGAGATTCATTTGTATTTGAGGGAATTCTGAGTGAAACGGTGAAAAACCAGATCTCCCAAGCA GTGGCTGTGGCCCCTTGGTGGCTACCAGTCAAAGGGGCCAATTGGAGGCATCCTGAGGGTCCAGACTCTGACATCCTAGACAG GCAGGACCATCCTGTTTTGCATGTGTCTtggggggatgctgaagcctactgTTCCTGGGTGCAGAAGAGACTTCCCACAGAGGCAGAGTGGGAGTACGCCTGCAGAGGTGGCCTGCAAGACAG ACTGTTCCCCTGGGGAAACAAGTTGAACCCTAAAGGACAACACTACGCCAACCTCTGGCAGGGAGACTTCCCCACACACAACTCAGGAGAGGATGGGTTCATCAAAACCTCACCA GTGATGTCCTTTCCTGCCAACGGCTTTGGCCTGTACGACATGGTGGGGAACGCGTGGGAGTGGACGTCAGACTGGTGGACGGTGCATCACACCACAGACCATCGATCTAATCCA AAAGGACCTCCATCAGGCACGGAAAAGGTGAAGAAGGGTGGGTCTTACATGTGCCACAAG TCCTACTGCTACAGGTACCGATGTGCCGCACGAAGCCAAAACACTCCTGACAGCTCGGCCTCCAACCTCGGGTTCCGCTGTGTCTCTCAGGAGCGACGGTGA